GGAATGAGTTTTTTAGCCTTATCCGAAGCCAGAAGTTGTGATTCATGGGAATGCATCTTTACACTTATGACGACCCACCAGCTGAGCGTGATGTCAGCCGGGCTGTTCGTGTCCTGACGGATTCAGGGGTACTCTCGTACCCTAATGATCTTAATTGGGCATTCGGGTGTGATGCAGCTAGTGCAAAGGCTCTTGATAGAATTTACATGCTAAAGCCAACTCACCCGCGTGAGTTGCCATTTAGCCTACTGTGCAGTTCTATTTCTATGGCTGCGGAATATGCTGTGATCGATAACGCGGCGTATCGAGTGCTGCGAAAGGCGTGGCCAGGTCCTTTTACCGTGTTGCTTAATGCGACTAAGCAGCTGCCACGTCAGCTCAAGGATAAACGTCGCGTCGTCGGTATTCGTATTCCGACCAGTAACTTGCTGCGCACTATTATCGAGCGTTTCGGCCAGCCCATAGCTACCACCTCGATACCCCCGATTAAGTTGAAATCTGCCATGAGCTCCGATCCACAGCCGCCTCGCTTCGGTTACGAGGTATTTGAATCCTACGGGCATGCGATTGATCTGGTTCTAGATCTTGGAGCAGAGCTCCCTGGACTCGAATCGACGATCATCGATCTAACCTCAGGGCATCCAGAAATTGTGCGACTGGGCGCCGGTGACCCTAGCCTTTTCCATGCGGGAACCTCACCAAATCGTGACTGAGGCACATAATCCTTTTCCCTGTCCGACCTCATTAGAAAGAGTGCTCTTGCGGGCACTAGCTTCTATAGGGCGGCAATGTTACGAGCTTGGGTGGTGTCCGGGAACCGCGGGTAACTTTTCCTTGCGAGGGTCGCGCGGTCTTTGCTGGGTGAGCCGCACTGGTATCGGCAAAGCTAGACTGGGAGCCGACGATTTTGTGCCTATTTGGCTAGCGACTGGCTCTAGTGTCATGCCTGGCGCATCGGCGGCCTCTCTGGAGGCTGCAGTTCACTTGGCGATTTATGGGCTGAGGCCAGAGGCGCGCGCTGTGGTTCACGCCCATCCTCCGGCTACGGTGGCACGCAGTGTCATGCATGAAGTTCTAGAGTTTAAGGAAGCAGAGATGCAAAAGGCTCTAGGTGCTCCCACGCATTTGAAATCGGTGGGTATACCTGTTATAGCCAATCCGGCGACGATCTCCCTTGGTGAAATGGTCGCTGCGTTACAGCCACTTACTAACTTAAATTATGGTGCCCTGGTTCTGCGTGGCCACGGAACTTATGCTTGGGGGGAAACTCCCGAGGCGGCGATGGATCGCATTGAGGCGCTCGAATTTTTATGCCAGACCAGCGTTTAGACTATCTGCGTATTCTTTATGTAGGCACCCTAGATTACGAGCAAGCTTTGCGGGTGCAGGAGCTAACGCATCAAGCGGTCACGACCAGCCAAGCGCCCCCGACGATCATTGTCGTGCAGCACCATCCCGTCCTGACTTTGGGCAAACATGCAGATCACAAGTTTCTTAAGCTAGCCCTATCGGCATTTAAAGATCTTGGGGTTGATGTAGTCCAAACAGATCGCGGTGGCGAGGTTACGGCCCACATGCCTGGGCAGTTGGTTCTGTATCCGATCATCCGTCTAGCCACGTTCAAATTGACGCCTAGGAGCTGGGTCGAAGTCCTAGAGCAGTCTGTGATTGAGGCCTTGGCTCAATTCGGGATTTCCGCCGCAACCGACCCCATAAACCCAGGTGTATGGGTTAAAAATCAAAAGATATGTGCCATCGGCATTCGGATCAAAGACCGGACTAGTGTCCATGGCATTGCGCTAAATGTGTCTAATAATCTTGAGCTTTTTGATAAAATTGTACCCTGCGGCATTCCAGATCGGGGTGTTACGTCTATGGCAAACTGCCTAGAAAAGGTGCCGACACTTGCGGAGACGGCATCTGTATTGCTTGACATATTGAGCGGGATGCTGCTATCGCGCGCAAGGGTCTAGATTCACTGCCGCTTGCAATAGCACCAAATAGGCTCTACAATTAAAATTATAGATTTCAAGTAAAATATTTTTAGGGAGTCGCGATGGTCGACGATAGCCTACGGGCAGTCGCTACACCGCAAAAGCACGGTACTGACGATGACCAGGTGGTCGCGCCAGCGCTGGCTATCGCAAACAACATCCCTGAATGCTGCATGGCGACCATCCAGGAGCATGTGCGCTACAACCCGATGATGGTTTGCGGACATTGTAAGAATATCATCAAATGCTTCGATAATGAGCGTGCCTTCCAGAATTACCTGACTTTTTGTCAGTCACGACGTCGCAATGTCCTTACCGGTTTGGTAAACGAGCATTGGACGGTTGCTTTTCGCTCCTACGAGACCTTTCACAGCCGCTGAAATAGTCTCAGCGCGAGGGTTGTTGGTCGGATCCGTCCAATATGACCTTGGGCGGCAATTTCTCCTCGGGGCGCGCAGAGGAGCGCTGCTGTTCGAATCGTGTCCAGCTCTTCAGGTAAGTGAATGCCGTCACGAGCTGGTAGTCCGAGCGCAGGGGTTCCGGCCATTTACTCACCTGGGTAGCGATGGCCGACTCTTTGGCTAGGTCGCTCAAATCGTTACTGGTGATGTGACCCTCGAGGTCGGACTCTTTCCTGGCGTCGTCGTCATTTTCTCTACGTTGTTTGTTGCCGCTGGAGTCAGAGGCAGTGGTAACGGATTTGTCCTTTTTTGCACGCGTCGGAACCAGGATATCCGGTGTGATGCCCTTGGCCTGAATTGAGCGATCCTTCGGCGTATAGTAGCGAGCCACCGTAAATTTTAGTCCTGAGCCGTCTGGCAGTGACACCAGAGTTTGAACCGAGCCCTTACCAAAGGTCGTCGTTCCCATGATCACTGCGCGTTCATGGTCCTGGAGGGCGCCGGCGACAATTTCAGAGGCACTGGCGGAACCACCATTAACTAACACCACAAGGGGAAAACCTATATGAGCTCCCCTTTTTGACGCGAATTCTCTTTCAACCCGCGATCTATCGCGTCCAACAGTGGAAACTATAACCCCACTGTCTATGAACAGGTCACAAACTCTGACTGCCTGATCGAGTAGGCCCCCTGGGTTGTCCCTAAGGTCTAGTACAAGTCCGCGTAAAGATTTCTTCTGACTTGCGAGAAAATTGGTAAGTTCCTCGCCGGTATTCTCCTGAAAACTTGCAATCCTTGCATAGTGAATGCCATCGGCCAGCACCTCTCCTCTCACCGATTTAACTTTGATGATCTCTCGAGTTAATTCAAAGTTTAGTGGGTCTTTGACACCCTCCCTGCGGATGGTTAGTCGCAGTACGGAGCCAGGCTCACCGCGCATAAATTCAACGGCATCAGTATTTTTAAGTTTAGTGAGCTCCCTACCATCCACGGCGATGATCTCATCGCCGGCTTTAACTCCGGCAGTGAATGCTGGTGTGTCCTCGATGGGAGATACGACGATCAGCTTCTGATTTTCCTGAGAAACGATAATTCCGACACCGCCAAACTTACCTTGAGTGTCACTTGTGAGTTGCTCGAAAGCCTTTTTCGGTAAAAGCACAGTGTGCGGATCTAGTTTCTCTATGATGCCACGCAGAGCGTTGGTGCTCATCTCGCCGAGCTTTACCTTGTCTTCGTCAACATACATCGTCTCTAGGTAGAACATCCCACGTGCTAATGTTTCGAGAGGTTGGTAGCGCTTATCAAGCTTGATACTTGGTGCGGCCTCGGGCGCTGCTGTCAGCGAAGCAGCATGCAAACATAAGTTTAGCAGACCGAGTTTAGTCAAAGAGCTAAGCCAGTTAGTGTGAGCAGGTGTAAGCAACTGGTTGCCCCCTAGTTGTCTCTCGAAAATTAGCAATCTACTCGGGATGGTTTTTAAAAGTTAGCGCATGGTGCCCGTCTTTGCCAAGTGCCAAGCTGTCGTCAGCCTCGGGCCGCTCCGTTGGTATCCCCTGCAGTGAGCTGCGAGTAGAGGGACTTGGCCCTACTTTTATCATCAGCATTGATGCCGTCAGTCTTACCATATTTGATGAGTAATTTCTGGGCTTCAAGCGTTTGCCCTTTGCGGACGTAAAGACTGGCGAGCGATTGCACTGGTTCGAAACAGATCAGGCAGTAGTCGACGGCCTTTTGATACGACTGAATTGCCAGTGCTTGACGATTTGAGTTCTCGTAAATGTGAGCTAGTTCCAAGTGCGATAGGAAAAAAGTTGGATTCTCATCCAGCGCTCGTTTCAACCATGTTTCTGCTTGAGAAAACTTGCGGTCCTTGGAGTAAGCAAATCCCAAATTGTGAAACAGGCGCTCGCGGTAGGGGTAATTTTGTTTTTCTGCATCGATGATGAGTTGATTTAGCAGCTTCACAGCCCGACTCAGGTCGCCGGAACTAATGAGTGCCGAACTAAGATTGAGGCCTGTGGCGACGTTTTTATCGATCTTGTACGCAATTTGGAATTCTTTGATAGCTCGCGGGTTATTCCTCAAGGATAGCTGGGTTAGCCCCATCAAATTATGCATACTTGGATCGTCCGGGTGTTGCCTCAGAAGATAGCGTAGGCTACTGAGGGCGGCTTCGGGTTTACCCGAGTCCAGTGCCTCACGGACGATTTGGCGTTGGGACTCAACGACCGCGTCCTCAGCCTCTTTCGCGGTGCCGGCTGTTTGACACCCAGACAGTGCGGAGATTAGACTGAAAATGGTACCTAGCGTAGTGACTTTGATTTGGAGTGTGAGGCTCGGTCCAAAACTTTGCTGTCCAGACATGAGTTAACCTCGTGATCGGATGGGCGGAGAGGTCTAGGAGGGTCGTCGTCACTACTGTCAAGTTTAGCAGATATGCCGAGCCAGCGGAAATTGCCGACCCGATAGTGAATAATCGCGCGGCTTCGACGGAAGGATAGGGCATGCGTGCAGACCAGGATGGACAGCAGCAAATAACGGACAGCATTCACACGGATCTAGCGTCGCAGCGGCAGGCTTTTGGACAGAAGCTGAAGAACCTGCGCGAGCAACAGGGGGTCAGTGTTGAAGCCTTGGCCGAGATCACGCGCATCAGCCAGGTTTTTATCGAGGCCCTTGAGTCCGGAGCGATGGATCGCTTACCCGGGCGCGTCTTTGGGCGCGGTTTCGTTCAGAATATTGCAAAAAATTTTGGCGCCGATCCAGAGCCGTGGCTGAAGGAATTTGCCATGGTATGGGAGCTCACGGCGCCCCCTTCAGTCTTGAAGGTGCAGATTAAAAATAAACCGACCAAAGATTTTTCTGACCGTCTGCAGCCCCTAGTGTCCCAGATGGCTAGCCTCGCCAAGCGCGGGGAGATTATCAAAATCGCCCTGCCGGTTGTTACGGTCCTAATCGTTGGGTATTTGGGCATAAGCCGTTCACTGGTGCAGAACGCGTGGCGGAATCTTAGCTCTCACAGCGTTGCCAGCCATGTTAAGGCCAAGCCGCTAGATTTGAGACCAGTTGACGGGAGTTTGAACGGCGTCGACATGGCGTCTTCGGCGGGAATGACTGCTGTAACCGGCGGTGTCGTTTCCGTGACGACTTCGGCCAGTGCGATAAAAGACTCTAAAATTAAAGCGGAAAACATAAATATTGCGGATGCTTCCAAGCATGCTGCGCCGTCGGTGACTAAGGCCAGCGCTGCATCAAGTGCACCAG
This genomic stretch from Deltaproteobacteria bacterium harbors:
- a CDS encoding threonylcarbamoyl-AMP synthase, coding for MGMHLYTYDDPPAERDVSRAVRVLTDSGVLSYPNDLNWAFGCDAASAKALDRIYMLKPTHPRELPFSLLCSSISMAAEYAVIDNAAYRVLRKAWPGPFTVLLNATKQLPRQLKDKRRVVGIRIPTSNLLRTIIERFGQPIATTSIPPIKLKSAMSSDPQPPRFGYEVFESYGHAIDLVLDLGAELPGLESTIIDLTSGHPEIVRLGAGDPSLFHAGTSPNRD
- a CDS encoding helix-turn-helix domain-containing protein — translated: MRADQDGQQQITDSIHTDLASQRQAFGQKLKNLREQQGVSVEALAEITRISQVFIEALESGAMDRLPGRVFGRGFVQNIAKNFGADPEPWLKEFAMVWELTAPPSVLKVQIKNKPTKDFSDRLQPLVSQMASLAKRGEIIKIALPVVTVLIVGYLGISRSLVQNAWRNLSSHSVASHVKAKPLDLRPVDGSLNGVDMASSAGMTAVTGGVVSVTTSASAIKDSKIKAENINIADASKHAAPSVTKASAASSAPGGDALKPKIPKLPMSEAAAPVKIEEKESAKGPTSNVEGQQQLVIAVSEPVRIRLDVDQGPPVTKELQPDTYKFGFNKKADMLIYDAAAVQISFNGKALGTLGNKGRVRRLSFQNQVPQSKSM
- the lipB gene encoding lipoyl(octanoyl) transferase LipB, with translation MPDQRLDYLRILYVGTLDYEQALRVQELTHQAVTTSQAPPTIIVVQHHPVLTLGKHADHKFLKLALSAFKDLGVDVVQTDRGGEVTAHMPGQLVLYPIIRLATFKLTPRSWVEVLEQSVIEALAQFGISAATDPINPGVWVKNQKICAIGIRIKDRTSVHGIALNVSNNLELFDKIVPCGIPDRGVTSMANCLEKVPTLAETASVLLDILSGMLLSRARV
- a CDS encoding S41 family peptidase gives rise to the protein MLTPAHTNWLSSLTKLGLLNLCLHAASLTAAPEAAPSIKLDKRYQPLETLARGMFYLETMYVDEDKVKLGEMSTNALRGIIEKLDPHTVLLPKKAFEQLTSDTQGKFGGVGIIVSQENQKLIVVSPIEDTPAFTAGVKAGDEIIAVDGRELTKLKNTDAVEFMRGEPGSVLRLTIRREGVKDPLNFELTREIIKVKSVRGEVLADGIHYARIASFQENTGEELTNFLASQKKSLRGLVLDLRDNPGGLLDQAVRVCDLFIDSGVIVSTVGRDRSRVEREFASKRGAHIGFPLVVLVNGGSASASEIVAGALQDHERAVIMGTTTFGKGSVQTLVSLPDGSGLKFTVARYYTPKDRSIQAKGITPDILVPTRAKKDKSVTTASDSSGNKQRRENDDDARKESDLEGHITSNDLSDLAKESAIATQVSKWPEPLRSDYQLVTAFTYLKSWTRFEQQRSSARPEEKLPPKVILDGSDQQPSR
- a CDS encoding tetratricopeptide repeat protein, with the protein product MSGQQSFGPSLTLQIKVTTLGTIFSLISALSGCQTAGTAKEAEDAVVESQRQIVREALDSGKPEAALSSLRYLLRQHPDDPSMHNLMGLTQLSLRNNPRAIKEFQIAYKIDKNVATGLNLSSALISSGDLSRAVKLLNQLIIDAEKQNYPYRERLFHNLGFAYSKDRKFSQAETWLKRALDENPTFFLSHLELAHIYENSNRQALAIQSYQKAVDYCLICFEPVQSLASLYVRKGQTLEAQKLLIKYGKTDGINADDKSRAKSLYSQLTAGDTNGAARG
- a CDS encoding methylthioribulose-1-phosphate dehydratase (catalyzes the formation of diketo methylthiopentyl phosphate from methylribulose phosphate in the methionine salvage pathway), giving the protein MREPHQIVTEAHNPFPCPTSLERVLLRALASIGRQCYELGWCPGTAGNFSLRGSRGLCWVSRTGIGKARLGADDFVPIWLATGSSVMPGASAASLEAAVHLAIYGLRPEARAVVHAHPPATVARSVMHEVLEFKEAEMQKALGAPTHLKSVGIPVIANPATISLGEMVAALQPLTNLNYGALVLRGHGTYAWGETPEAAMDRIEALEFLCQTSV